The following is a genomic window from Limibacillus sp..
GGGTGATGGCGGTGGGCGCCTTTGGCATCGCGCTGGGTCTAGGTCTTTTCGGACCCAAGCTGATCGGGGTGGTCGGCCAGAAGATCACCCGGCTCAATTCGCCCCGCGCCTTTTGCGTTGCCTTGTCAGCCGCGGTCACGGTGTTGATCGCCACGGCGCTCGGCCTGCCCGTCAGTTCCACCCACATCGCAATCGGCGCCGTCTTCGGCGTCGGCTTCCTGCGCGAGTTCATGGAGAATCCGAACAAGCGGAAGATCCGTCCCGGCCACAAGCTGAACGCGACCTCCGACGACGCCTTCAAGAGCCGCCGCTTCCGGTCCGTCCGCCGGCTGGTGCGCCGCCACTACGCCTACTCCATCGCAGCGGCCTGGGTGATTACTGTGCCGGCGTCAGCGCTTCTTGCTTCGCTGATTTATGCGCTTCTGCGTGCTCTATGATCCAGGGCCGCAACGAGCCGAACAGCTCAAGGACGCTCAGGAAGTCTTCGCGGAAAGCAACGCGGGGCGCGTCTTCCAACAGCGCCCAATGGCGCTGGCGCTTGTCACGCTCCGGCCAGTCGTCCAGTTGCTCGGTCACCAGCAAGGGGTAATAGGTGACGGCCACTTGCAGCTTGCCGTTCTTCGTCTGCTTGGTGACCGGGGCAGTTATGGGGAAGTTCTCCAACACCGGGCCGCGAACCCCCGCCTCTTCGAATCCTTCTCGGGTGCAGGCGTCGAGATGGCTCTCGCCGCTCTCCTGCTTGCCCTTGGGAAGGATCCAGCGCCCCCGCGTCTGCGAGGTAACGAAGAGGATCGCGATTTCTTCTCCGCGCGTGTCGAAGGGAATGATCCCAACCCGGTGCATGCCTGTCCCCGTCACTCACATCAGGCCTTCAGCATAGCCTTTCTTGTGGAGCGCTTCACCCTCTGGCGCGCAGTTCGTTCAACGGAATCGCCAAGCCCGCCGCCTTCTGTTATTCGGTTACGCTGAACCGGTCGGTTTTCGGGTTCATCCCAACAGGCTTGGCGGTCAAAGAAGAATTGGGGGATCTCTCTTCCATGGATACACCTCCATCACGGCCAGGGCGGGCTTCAGGCTCGCGGCAGGCTTCACGGGCGCGGCAGGGGGCGGGCGCCATCAAGGCCGTGCTGTTCGACAAGGACGGCACGCTGATCGACTTTGATTCGACCTGGCGCGGCGCCTTTTTCGAGGTCGCTTTGGAACTGACCCGACAGGACCCGGTTCTCACCCGCGAACTGATGGAGGCGGGCGGCTGGGACGAAGAAAGTCAGAGCTTTCGCGCCGGAAGTCTCTGCGCCGCCGGCACCAGCCTGGAACTGGCCGAACATTGGAGCGGATTGCTCCCCGAAGGGCCGGACCCCGTCCGCATGGCGGAGTGGATGGACCGGCAGTTCGCGCTCGCTGGCAGCACGGGCGTCAAAGCCGTCACGCCCCTGCCCGCGCTCTTCGACGAGCTCGCAAGCAGGGGCCTCCTGCTGGGTGTCGCCACCAGCGATTCAGAGGCGGGCGCGACTGCCTGCCTCAAGAGCCTCGGGGCGCTCGACCGCCTTTCCTTCATCGCCGGATACGACAGCGGCCATGGCGTGAAGCCGTCAGCGGGCATGGCGCTGGCCTTTTGCCGTCATCTGGGTATCAGGCCCTCGCAGATCGCGGTGGTGGGTGACAACCTGCACGATATGGAGATGGGGCGCGCCGCCGGCGCCGGGCTGCTGGTTGGGGTTCTGAGCGGCACGAGCCTTGCCTCGGACCTCGAAGCGTTGGCCGATTGCATTCTGCCGGATATCTCGCACCTGCCGAACGCCCTCGAAGGTCGCGATTCAGGGCGGGACGAAGAAGCGGCCCCGGAAACAGCATGACCCTGGTATTCATGCACATTCCGAAGACGGCCGGGACCAGCTTCCGCAGTGGTCTGGAAGCGCGTTTCCGTGGCGAGATGGCCTGCGACTATCCGCACAGGTATGCCGCCACGCCCTTCATCTTCAAGGAGATCCAGAAGGGCGACGGACCTTTGCCCGCCCGCGTAGAGCGGGTCGCGGAAGGACTGAAGGAGATGGCCCCCAAGGTGCTCTGCGGGCATTTTCCCGCCAGCCGTTACCTGCCGTACTACCCGGCGGAGAACTTCATCACCTTCCTGCGTGCGCCTCTTGCCCGCACCTTCTCGAACTTCAATCACCTGCGGGTCATCGGGGGCATTCAGATGCCCCTGGAGCGCTATGCCCGCGGGCCGGGAGCCAACCTGCAGTCGAAGCTGCTGGAAGGGGCCGACATAGACGCCTTCACTTTGGTGGGCATCACCGAGTTCTATCCCCAATCCCTGGAACTGTTCGAATCCCGCACCGGCATCCGGCTGCCCAACCGCCGCAAGAATGCCGCCGGCTCCTTGATACGGCGCCTGCGCAGGAAGCAGGCGCCGATAGAGTTCACGCCGGAGGTCGAAGCGGTGATCCGCGAACACACCAAGGAAGATGAAGCCCTCTACGAACGCGCCCTGGCCAAGTTCAAAGAAGACTATGAGAAGGAGGCCGGCCGCCCCCTGCCCTCACCCCAGCGGCCATCCTGACACCACTGGACTCCGGACTCTGCGGGATGGCGCTGCGCGCGGCGAGCGCCTACTCTTCTCCCAGGCTGAGGGAGCAGCCGCATAAGAGAGAGAGGGAGAGGACATGAGACTGGCAATCGCTTCATTGCTTCTTTTTGGCCTGAGCATCGCGCCTGCGTTCGCAGCCACCTGCGACGGCGTGAACCAGGGGTCGACATCGGTTTACTTCGATGTCGGCTCCACCACGGTCAAAGACGCCGACCGGCCAAAGCTCGAACGCTTCGCCGAGCGGGCGGTCAACTTCCGCTACGTTTGCATCCTGGGTTTCGCCGACAAGCAGGGCGATCCCGCCGTGAATGAGCGCATTTCAAAACAGCGGGCGGAGACGGTCCGCAAGATCCTGGTTGACCTGGGGGTCAAGCCCGAGGCCATCGCCGTGGAGACCAAGGGCGAAGCCTTCGGGGCGGGAAACCTCTTCGGCCTGGGCAGCGATGCGGAAGAGGATCGCCGGGTCACGGTCACCTTCGGGAACTGATCGTTCTAAAGCTGGTTTTCGATCGGCAACAGGGTCATGAAATCTGACAGAAAGCGCTGCGAGAAGCTCGTGGCGGGGTCGTAGTCGTGCTGTTGGCGAACGCCGTCCCTTTGGGTCCTCCAGATGAGCCCGCCCTCACCGTCGAGCGACAGCGCGTAGCTGTTGTGCGGCGCCACGCCCTCGTCCATGAAAGCGGCCAGTTGCTCCGCCAATTCCGGGCTTTCCGCATAGAGCCCGATCTCCGTATTAAGGTTGGCCGAACGCGGGTCATAGTTGAAGCTGCCGACGAAGATGGCTTCACGGTCGAAGACCGCCGC
Proteins encoded in this region:
- a CDS encoding NUDIX hydrolase; protein product: MTGTGMHRVGIIPFDTRGEEIAILFVTSQTRGRWILPKGKQESGESHLDACTREGFEEAGVRGPVLENFPITAPVTKQTKNGKLQVAVTYYPLLVTEQLDDWPERDKRQRHWALLEDAPRVAFREDFLSVLELFGSLRPWIIEHAEAHKSAKQEALTPAQ
- a CDS encoding HAD family hydrolase — protein: MDTPPSRPGRASGSRQASRARQGAGAIKAVLFDKDGTLIDFDSTWRGAFFEVALELTRQDPVLTRELMEAGGWDEESQSFRAGSLCAAGTSLELAEHWSGLLPEGPDPVRMAEWMDRQFALAGSTGVKAVTPLPALFDELASRGLLLGVATSDSEAGATACLKSLGALDRLSFIAGYDSGHGVKPSAGMALAFCRHLGIRPSQIAVVGDNLHDMEMGRAAGAGLLVGVLSGTSLASDLEALADCILPDISHLPNALEGRDSGRDEEAAPETA
- a CDS encoding OmpA family protein, with protein sequence MRLAIASLLLFGLSIAPAFAATCDGVNQGSTSVYFDVGSTTVKDADRPKLERFAERAVNFRYVCILGFADKQGDPAVNERISKQRAETVRKILVDLGVKPEAIAVETKGEAFGAGNLFGLGSDAEEDRRVTVTFGN